DNA from Microvirga ossetica:
GCATGGCGACGACATCGTCGTCTGCGACGCGAACTTCCCGGCCGAAGCAATCGCGCGCCAGACCGCCCATGGCCGGCTGATCCGCATGGACAACATCACCTCGCCCCAGGCCGTGCGCGCTATCCTCTCGGTCATGCCGCTCGACAGCTTCGTGGAGCATCCGGCGGAGCGCATGGAGGTCGTCGGCAATCCGGACGAGCTTCCGGCGATCCAACGGGAGGCTCAAGGAGAGATCGACGCCGTTGCCCAGCGCGATGCCGGGCGCGACGCGTGGCCGATGGGCTCCGTGGAGCGCTTCGCGTTCTACGAGCGCGCCAAGCAGGCCTATGCGGTGGTCGTCACCGGCGAGCGCCGCTTCTACGGCTGCTTCATCCTGAAGAAGGGCGTGATCCCGCCTCCGTAGCGAGTTGACTGGCTCAAGCCACGAGCCGCGGCAGGGCCTCGGCGATGCGGCGGACCGCCTCTTCCACATCCTCGGGCTTGCGCAGGTAGCACAGGCGCAGGTAGCCCTCGCCCGCCTCGCCGAAGGCCGAGCCCGGCGCGAGGCCGACATTGGCCTCGTCGATGAGACGGAAGGCGATGTCCTTCGCGCTCGTGGCGCCCTTGATCTTGAGGAAGGCATAGAAGGCGCCGTTTGGGGGCGGTAGTTCCACGAGGCCCGTTTCCGCAAGCCGCCCGACCGCCTCCCGGCCACGGCGCGCCTTTGCGATCTGGTCGGCCAGGAAATCCTCGCCCTGCTCGATGGCGGCGACGCCCGCCCGCTGCACGAAGACCGGCGTTCCCGAGGTCTGATACTGCACCAGGTTCTCGATGACCTGGCCCAAGGCGGGAGACGCCTCGATCCACCCGAGGCGCCAGCCGGTCATGGCCCAGTTCTTGGAGAAGGTCTGGACGAAGATGATCTTGTCCTCCGGCTCCATTACATCGCGGAAGGACGGCGTGCGCCCGTCGATCGTGAGCGACGGATCGTGGACGAAGCGGCCATAGATCTCGTCAGCCACGATCCAGAGCCCGTGACGGCGGGCAAGATCCAGTGCTGCGCGCAAATCGTCGTGGCTTGCCACCCAGCCGGTGGGATTGGAGGGCGAGTTGATGACGAGCACGCGGGTGCGCGGCGTGATCGCCTTTTCCAGCCGCTCGAAATCGAGATGCCAGCCCTTCGCGTCGATGATCATCGGCACGGCGACGGGCCGGGCTCCGGCAATGGAGATCGCGCCGGCGAAATTCGGCCAGGCCGGGGTCGGAACCAGCACCTCGTCGCCGTTGCCGGCGAGCATGCGGAAGGCGATCTGCATCGCAGGCATGCCGCCGGAGGTGACGAAAAAGCGCTCGGGGTCGAACGGCTTGCGGTAGACCCGCTCGTGGTAGCCGGCGATGGCCTGGCGCAATTCGGGGATGCCGCGCTGATAGGTGTAGAAGGTCTCGCCCTCCGCCAGCGACTGCGCCGCCGCCTCGCAGATGAAGGTCGGCGTCGGCAGGTCGCCCTCGCCGACCCAGAGCGGGATGATGCCGGGCTTGAGCCGACCATAGCTGAACACGTCGACGATGCCGCTCGTCGGCGCCTGCTCCGCCTCGGGGCGCAGGTTGAGAAAGGACGGCATCGAGACGGACACGTTCATCGGGGATTTCCTCTGGGCAGGCGAACAGGGATGACCTGTCGGCGGCCTCAAGGCAAGCCTGGAATAGGTCTCATGACAAAAGACGAAGGGTCCGATCGAAACCAGTGATCATTCTCAAAGTCTGGCCCATATTCGGCGCTCTCCCAAGCCCTCATCCTGAGGGCCGCCGGAGGCGGCGTCTCGAAGGACGAGCGCGTCTCCAGAGCACGCTGAATACTCCTGCGAGACGGTGCTTCGCATCTCCTTTAGGATGAGGTCGAGGGTGATGAGCAGCCTCTCAAGCCGTCCGGCCCGTCTTTAGAAGGTCGCGGATTTCCGTCAGCAGCTTCACGTCGGCTGGAATTTCCGCAGGCTTGTCGGCCGTGCCGGTCTTGGCATCCTCGGTGCGGCGCAGGCGGTTCATGCCCTTGACCAGGAGGAACAGGATCCAGGCGATGATGGCGAAATTGATGGCGACCGTGAGGAAGTTGCCCCAGCCGAGCACGGCGCCCTGCTTCTTGGCTTCCTCGAGAGACCCTGCCGTGACGTTGCCCGACAGGGTGGTGAAGTAGTTCGAGAAATCGAGGCCCCCCGTGACGGCCCCGATGATGGGCATGAAGATGTCGCCGACGATCGAGTCCACGATCCTGCCGAACGCGGCACCGATGATGATGCCGATCGCCAGATCGACCACATTGCCGCGCAAGGCGAACTGCTTGAATTCGTTCCACATGACCGGATCCTTCCGCTTGTTCCCAAGCTTAAGCTGTCCGGCCTGAGAATTTCGTCAAGCCTCGCGGGCGGCCAGAAGGTCCTGCAGGTCGAGCCGTTTTGTGACCATCTGAAGCTCGCCGTCGGGCGTGAGCGGCCATTGGTCCTGCGGGCGGTCGACATAAAGCTCGATGCCGTTGCCGTCGGGATCGCTGAGGTAGAGCGCCTCGCTCACCCCGTGGTCGCTCGCACCCTGCAGGGGGATGCCGGCCTCGGTAAGCCGGAAGAGCGCATCGGCAAGGGCCGCCCGCGTGGGATAGAGAATCGCCACATGGTAGAGGCCGGTCGTGCCGGGAGGCGGCGGAGATCCTCCTTTGCTCTCCCAGGTGTTCAGGCCGATATGGTGATGGTAGCCCCCCGCCGAGACGAAGGCGGCCTGGCTGCCGTAGCGCTGCATCAGCTCGAAGCCGAGCACGCCGCAATAGAAGGCGAGCGCGCGCTCGAGATCGGCCACCTTGAGATGGACGTGGCCGATCCTGACGCCGGGATCGATGGGCCGCGCCACCGGATATCCGGTGGCGCCAGAGAGAACGGATTGCGACATCGTCTTGAACCTCAGGCCGACCGGACGGACAAAGCAGGAGCAGTCTTCGCCGATCCGGCCTGCAGGGCAAGAGCGCCGTTGCCGAGGAGAGCCTGGACCACGAGGGCTGCGATCCAGAAGGCCAGATATTCCCAGCCGCCATTGGGGTTGTTGAAGAAGAAGCCGGCCGGGCCGTGCACGAAGGCGATGGCGCCGATGAGGACCGGGATCAGGGCGAGCGCTACCCAGCGGGTGAAGATGCCGAGGATGAGGGCAATGCCGCCGACCGCCTCCACCGCGATGGTCAGGTAGGCCAGAGCCGGAGGCAGGCCGAGGCTTCCGAAGAACTGCGCGGCGTCTGCGGGGGTGAACACGAAGACCTTGAGGCCGGCATGGGCCAGGAACAGGATTCCGAGGGTGATGCGCAGGATCAGCGCAGCATAGGGAGCGGTGCGGGAGTCGATCATCGAAGAATCTCCTGAAAGGGTCCCTCATATGACCTCAAACTGATAATATGATAATCTTAGAGCTGGAATATGAGCTCACACTGCAGGAATGAGATCGATCCATGCTCGACCGTGTCACCAGCATGCAGGTCTTCGTCCGCGTTGCGGCCCTGGGCAGCTTCTCGGCGGCCGCCCGGGCGCTCGACCTGTCGCAGACCATGGTGACGAAGCACGTGGTCTCCCTCGAGGAGAGACTCGGGATCAAGCTGCTGCACCGCTCTACCCGGAAGCTGGTGCTGACCGAGGGCGGCCGGAATTATCTTGCCGCCTGCGAGCGCATCCTGGCCGAGATCGAGGAGGCAGAGGCCTCCGCCAGCCTGGACCGCGTCGAGCCGCGCGGCACATTGAGGCTCAACGTGCCTCTCACCTTCGGCTTCCGGCAGGTGGTTCCGGCCCTGGCCGAGTTCAGCCGGCTGTACCCTGCCGTCTCGTTCGACCTCGGCCTCGCCGACCGTTACGTGGACCTCCTCGAGGAAGGCTGGGATCTGGCGATCCGCATCGGACGCCTGAAGGATTCGAGCCTCGTCGCCCGGCGGCTCGCCGAATGCCGCACGGCCGTCTGCGCTGCGCCGTCCTATCTTGCGGAACACGGCATCCCGCAGAGCCTGGAAGATCTCTCCCGGCACAATTGCCTCGGCTATACTTTGCCCAGCGCCATCGGGGCGAACCGCTGGGCCTTCGGCCTCGATGGCGAAGCGGTCGTTCCGGTGCAGGGCAACCTGCGCGCCAATAACGGCGACGCACTGCTCGCGGCGGCCGTCGCCGGACAGGGGCTCATCTACCAGCCGACCTTCATCGTCGGCGACAGCCTGCGCGACGGCTCCCTCGTGCCGGTGCTGCCCGGCTATCCGACCTACCAGCCCGGTATCCACGCGGTCCTGCCCTCGGGCCGGCAGGCGCCCGCGAAGGTTCGCGCCTTCATCGCGTTCCTCAGCCGGTGTTTCGGGCCGGAGCCGGGCTGGGATCGGGGCCTCCGCTAGCCCGGCGGTGGCCTTCGCACGGCTAACCGGATAAAGCTGTTCCACGTTGGTTTTCGAGGGTTAACGCCTATGGTCGCCACCTGGGCCGTCGTGCTGTCGGCGCTGGTCTATCTCTGCTTTCTCTTCACGGTCGCCCATTGGGGCGACAACGGAGGCAAGCGTTTCATCCAGGGGCCGGCCCGCTCGACCATCGCGGCGCTGGCCCTCGCGGTCTATTGCACCTCCTGGACCTTCTTCGGATCGGTGGGCCTTGCCAGCCGCTCGGGCTTCGACTTCCTCGCCATCTATATCGGCCCGATCCTCGCGATCGGCTTCGGCTATCCGCTGGTCGCGCGGATCGTGCGCGTAGCCAAGACCCAGAACATCTCCTCCATCGCCGACTTCGTGGCCGCCCGCTACGGCAAGAGCGAACGGGTCGCGGCCCTCGTCAGCCTGATCGCCCTCGTCGGCTCGATCCCCTATATCGCCCTGCAGCTCAAGGCGGTCTCCTCCTCGCTCGACGTGTTCCTCGGCGCCGCGAGCGAAACGCTGCCGTTCCAGTTCCCGCTGGTAGGCGATCTCGCCTTCGTCGTCGCGCTCGTGCTCGCAGGCTTCGCCGTCGCCTTCGGCACGCGCCACACGGATGCGACCGAGCACCAGAACGGGCTGCTCCTCGCCATCTCTGTCGAATCCGTGGTGAAGCTGATCGCGTTCCTGGTCGTCGGGGGCTACATCACATTCGTGATGTTCGACGGATACGATGCCATCGTGCAGCGCCTCAACGCGCAGGGCACGAGCTCCAACCTGATGGGCACGACCTCCGGCTTCGGCAGCTACATCACGCTGATCCTGCTCTCCACCTGCGCCGCCCTGCTTCTGCCGCGTCAGTTTCACGTCACCGTGGTCGAGAACCACGAGATCGCCGACCTGAAGCGGACCGCCTGGCTGTTTCCGCTCTACCTGATCCTCATCAACATCTTCGTGATCCCGATCGCACTCGCAGGTCTCGCGGTTTACCCCAGCGGCGCCATCGACCGCGACATGACGCTGCTCGCGCTGCCGCTCATGGACAAGGCCGGCACCGTCGCGGTCATCGCCTTCCTCGGCGGGTTTTCGGCCGCCACCGCCATGGTCATCGTCGATTCCGTCGCCATCGCGGTGATGATCTCGAACCATCTCGTCATGCCCATCGTGCTGCGGCGGCGCGCCTTTGCCGGCATCGATCCAGGCAGCTTCGTGATCGGCGTGCGGCGGGTCTCGATCGTTCTCGTGATCCTGCTCGGCTATGTCTACTACCGCGCATCGGGAGAAGCGGCTCTCGCCGCCATCGGCCTTCTGTCCTTCGCCGCCATCGCGCAGGTCGCGCCGGCTTTCCTCGGAGGGCTCATCTGGACGCGCGGCACGGCGCTCGGCGCCAGCATCGGGTTGATCGTCGGGTTTCTCACCTGGGCCTACACGCTCCTTCTCCCGAGCCTCGTCTGGGATGGCGTGTTCTGGTCCGATGTCGTCGTCACCGGCCCGTTCGGCATCGCGGTGCTCAAGCCCACATCCCTGTTCGGCGTCGACCTGCCGCAGCTCACGCATGGCGTCGTCTGGAGCCTGACGCTCAACATCCTCTGCTACGTCGCCTTCTCCCTCTGGCGCCCGGTGACGGCGATGGAGCAGATCCAGGCCAATCTCTTTGTCGGCGAGGCCGTCGCCTCCGTGACGCCGAGCTTCCGCCTGTTCCGCGCCAGCGTCACCGTCGGCGAATTGCGCGCCACCGTGGCACGCTATCTCGGCGAGGAGCGCACGACGCGCTCCTTCGAGGGCTTCACCCACAGCCGCGGGCAGAACCTGGAGCCGCGCGCCGAGGCCGACATTCATCTTCTGCGCTACGCCGAGCATCTTCTGGCCTCGGCCATCGGCACAGCATCCTCACGTCTTGCCTTGTCGCTGCTTCTGCGCCGCCGCACCGTTTCGACGGAGGCGGCCCTCAAGCTCCTCGACGATGCCTCTGCCGCGATCCAGCACAGCCGCGACCTTCTCCAGCACGCGCTGAACTATGCCAAGCAGGGCATCACCGTGCTCGACAGCGACCTGCGCCTGCTGGCCTGGAACCAGGCCTTCATCGATCTCTACGACATGCCGCCCAACTTCGTTCATGTGGGCATCAGCATGGAACAGATCGTCACCTACAATGCCTCGCGCGGATCCTACGGACCCGGCCGGATCGAGGAACTCGTCGCGGCCCGCCTGCACTCGTTCCGGCACGATGTGGAGCCGGTGCGCCTAAAACTCTTTCCCTCCGGCAAGGTCATCGAGATCCGCTCGAACCTCCTGCCCGACGGCGGCCACGTCACCACCTACACGGATGTCACCGACACCGTTCTCGCGGAGGAGGCGAGCCGGCGCGCGAACGAGACGCTGGAACAGCGCGTGCGCGAGAGAACCGAAGAGCTGACGCGCCTCAACGAGGCTCTCAGAGGCGCGAAGGCGGACGCCGACGAGGCGAACATTTCCAAGACGCGCTTTCTCGCCGCCGCTTCGCACGATATCCTGCAGCCGCTCAATGCCGCGCGCCTCTACGCGACCTCGCTCGTGGAGCGGGACCGCGACGCAGGCGACGCGACGCTCGCCGAGAACATCGACGCCTCGCTCGACGCCGTCGAGGAAATCCTCACCGCCATCCTCGACATCTCGCGCCTCGACACGGGCGCCATGAAGCCGCAATGGTCGAGCTTCCGCATGGACGAGCTGTTCCGCCAGCTTCAGCGTGAGTTCGAGCCCGTGGCCGGCAGCAAGGGCCTGACGCTTACCTTCGCCATCCCCTCCCTCACGGTCCGCTCCGACCGGCGTCTCATGCGCCGCCTGCTGCAGAACCTGATCTCCAACGCGATCAAGTACACGCCGTCGGGCCGCGTGCTCGTCGGCGCGCGCCGGCGCGGCGCGCACCTCGTTCTCGAGGTCTGGGACACCGGCCTCGGCATTCCGCCCTCGAAGCAGCGCATCGTCTTCCGCGAATTCCAGCGCCTCGATCAGGGCGTGAAGGTTGCGCGCGGCCTGGGCCTTGGCCTTTCCATCGTCGAGCGCATCGGTCGCGTGCTCAAGCACCCGATCACGTTGAACTCGGAAGCGGGGCGAGGGTCCGTGTTCCGTGTCGAGGTGCCTGTCGTCGCAGCGCTCCCGGCCACCGCCGCCGCTCCCGAGCTGCCCAAGCCGGCGGCGACCGTTCTGTCTGGGCTGCGCGTGCTCGTGATCGACAACGAGCCGGCCATTCTCGAGGGCATGCGCCTTCTGCTCACGGGCTGGGGCTGCGAGACTTGGATTGCGTCGGATCTCGAAACGGCCCATCAGGCTCTGCGAACGCACAAGGCGCTGCCGGAGGTGATCGTCGCCGATTATCATCTCGACGACACGGACGGCCTCGAGCTCATCAAGGCCCTGCGCTGGAAGACGCAGGTCGACACGCCGGCCGTTCTTGTCACCGCCGACCGCACCCCGGTCGTGCGCGACGCCGCCGCCTCCATGCACATCCACGTCCTCAACAAGCCGCTCAAGCCGGCGGCTTTGCGCGCGCTGCTGACGCAATGGCGCGCGACCAAGGTGGCGGCGGAGTAGTTATGGCGTCATCCCTCGACGTCATCACCGGCCTTGTGCCGGTGATCTCGATACGAGAAACGCTGCGCTCCACAGGATCGGGATGGCCGGCACAAGGCCGGCCATGACGTGGAGGATCAATCCACTTTCAGCGCCTCATTGACCGCTGCCAGCGCATGGATCGTCGTCGTGTCGAACAACGGCACGGCGCAGTCCTCGTCGGACACGAGTAGCATGATCTCGGTGCAGCCGAGAATGACGCATTGAGCACCGCGCTCGATCAGGCGGGCGATGATCGCGCGATAGGCCTGCCGCGATTCCGGCACGATCTTTCCGAGCACGAGTTCCTTGTAGATGATCTCGTGCACGACGCGACGGTCGTCCTCGTCGGGCACGGTGACGTCGAGGCCATGATGCTGTTGC
Protein-coding regions in this window:
- a CDS encoding RbsD/FucU family protein, with product MLHGIDPALNADVLYVLRAMGHGDDIVVCDANFPAEAIARQTAHGRLIRMDNITSPQAVRAILSVMPLDSFVEHPAERMEVVGNPDELPAIQREAQGEIDAVAQRDAGRDAWPMGSVERFAFYERAKQAYAVVVTGERRFYGCFILKKGVIPPP
- a CDS encoding pyridoxal phosphate-dependent aminotransferase, which encodes MNVSVSMPSFLNLRPEAEQAPTSGIVDVFSYGRLKPGIIPLWVGEGDLPTPTFICEAAAQSLAEGETFYTYQRGIPELRQAIAGYHERVYRKPFDPERFFVTSGGMPAMQIAFRMLAGNGDEVLVPTPAWPNFAGAISIAGARPVAVPMIIDAKGWHLDFERLEKAITPRTRVLVINSPSNPTGWVASHDDLRAALDLARRHGLWIVADEIYGRFVHDPSLTIDGRTPSFRDVMEPEDKIIFVQTFSKNWAMTGWRLGWIEASPALGQVIENLVQYQTSGTPVFVQRAGVAAIEQGEDFLADQIAKARRGREAVGRLAETGLVELPPPNGAFYAFLKIKGATSAKDIAFRLIDEANVGLAPGSAFGEAGEGYLRLCYLRKPEDVEEAVRRIAEALPRLVA
- the mscL gene encoding large conductance mechanosensitive channel protein MscL, with the protein product MWNEFKQFALRGNVVDLAIGIIIGAAFGRIVDSIVGDIFMPIIGAVTGGLDFSNYFTTLSGNVTAGSLEEAKKQGAVLGWGNFLTVAINFAIIAWILFLLVKGMNRLRRTEDAKTGTADKPAEIPADVKLLTEIRDLLKTGRTA
- a CDS encoding VOC family protein is translated as MSQSVLSGATGYPVARPIDPGVRIGHVHLKVADLERALAFYCGVLGFELMQRYGSQAAFVSAGGYHHHIGLNTWESKGGSPPPPGTTGLYHVAILYPTRAALADALFRLTEAGIPLQGASDHGVSEALYLSDPDGNGIELYVDRPQDQWPLTPDGELQMVTKRLDLQDLLAAREA
- a CDS encoding DoxX family protein; the encoded protein is MIDSRTAPYAALILRITLGILFLAHAGLKVFVFTPADAAQFFGSLGLPPALAYLTIAVEAVGGIALILGIFTRWVALALIPVLIGAIAFVHGPAGFFFNNPNGGWEYLAFWIAALVVQALLGNGALALQAGSAKTAPALSVRSA
- a CDS encoding LysR family transcriptional regulator, encoding MLDRVTSMQVFVRVAALGSFSAAARALDLSQTMVTKHVVSLEERLGIKLLHRSTRKLVLTEGGRNYLAACERILAEIEEAEASASLDRVEPRGTLRLNVPLTFGFRQVVPALAEFSRLYPAVSFDLGLADRYVDLLEEGWDLAIRIGRLKDSSLVARRLAECRTAVCAAPSYLAEHGIPQSLEDLSRHNCLGYTLPSAIGANRWAFGLDGEAVVPVQGNLRANNGDALLAAAVAGQGLIYQPTFIVGDSLRDGSLVPVLPGYPTYQPGIHAVLPSGRQAPAKVRAFIAFLSRCFGPEPGWDRGLR
- a CDS encoding PAS domain-containing hybrid sensor histidine kinase/response regulator, translating into MVATWAVVLSALVYLCFLFTVAHWGDNGGKRFIQGPARSTIAALALAVYCTSWTFFGSVGLASRSGFDFLAIYIGPILAIGFGYPLVARIVRVAKTQNISSIADFVAARYGKSERVAALVSLIALVGSIPYIALQLKAVSSSLDVFLGAASETLPFQFPLVGDLAFVVALVLAGFAVAFGTRHTDATEHQNGLLLAISVESVVKLIAFLVVGGYITFVMFDGYDAIVQRLNAQGTSSNLMGTTSGFGSYITLILLSTCAALLLPRQFHVTVVENHEIADLKRTAWLFPLYLILINIFVIPIALAGLAVYPSGAIDRDMTLLALPLMDKAGTVAVIAFLGGFSAATAMVIVDSVAIAVMISNHLVMPIVLRRRAFAGIDPGSFVIGVRRVSIVLVILLGYVYYRASGEAALAAIGLLSFAAIAQVAPAFLGGLIWTRGTALGASIGLIVGFLTWAYTLLLPSLVWDGVFWSDVVVTGPFGIAVLKPTSLFGVDLPQLTHGVVWSLTLNILCYVAFSLWRPVTAMEQIQANLFVGEAVASVTPSFRLFRASVTVGELRATVARYLGEERTTRSFEGFTHSRGQNLEPRAEADIHLLRYAEHLLASAIGTASSRLALSLLLRRRTVSTEAALKLLDDASAAIQHSRDLLQHALNYAKQGITVLDSDLRLLAWNQAFIDLYDMPPNFVHVGISMEQIVTYNASRGSYGPGRIEELVAARLHSFRHDVEPVRLKLFPSGKVIEIRSNLLPDGGHVTTYTDVTDTVLAEEASRRANETLEQRVRERTEELTRLNEALRGAKADADEANISKTRFLAAASHDILQPLNAARLYATSLVERDRDAGDATLAENIDASLDAVEEILTAILDISRLDTGAMKPQWSSFRMDELFRQLQREFEPVAGSKGLTLTFAIPSLTVRSDRRLMRRLLQNLISNAIKYTPSGRVLVGARRRGAHLVLEVWDTGLGIPPSKQRIVFREFQRLDQGVKVARGLGLGLSIVERIGRVLKHPITLNSEAGRGSVFRVEVPVVAALPATAAAPELPKPAATVLSGLRVLVIDNEPAILEGMRLLLTGWGCETWIASDLETAHQALRTHKALPEVIVADYHLDDTDGLELIKALRWKTQVDTPAVLVTADRTPVVRDAAASMHIHVLNKPLKPAALRALLTQWRATKVAAE